In the genome of Rhodoferax fermentans, one region contains:
- a CDS encoding MFS transporter yields MSSIQNMHDKGAPTTPMGDPAPAALVLLLASGAGLAVASLYYSQPMLGILATDMGASTVDVGFVPTLTQLGYALGILLLAPLGDRHDRRQIILIKALLLVAALLAAAWAPSFTWLLAASLAIGLTATLAQDIVPAAATLAPAARRGKVVGTVMTGLLLGILLSRVVSGFVAEHFGWRSMFVAAATGVAIIGIAVWRGLPRFAPTTTLPYRALLGSLWALLQRHASLRQAALAQGLLSVGFSAFWSTLAVMLHAKPFEMGSAVAGAFGLAGAVGALAAPLAGHLADRRGPELVTRLGAGLTTLSFAVLCLSPFLSTTGQLWLLVIGTVGFDLGVQTALIAHQTIVYSIDPGARSRLNAVLFVGMFMGMALGATLGSAVLAHGGWLAVTAMATAFSLAAWVVRCWPSASKRTA; encoded by the coding sequence ATGTCTTCTATCCAAAATATGCATGACAAAGGCGCCCCCACCACACCGATGGGTGACCCAGCCCCCGCCGCCCTGGTGCTGTTGCTGGCCAGTGGTGCCGGCTTGGCCGTGGCGTCGCTCTACTACAGCCAGCCCATGCTCGGCATCCTGGCAACCGACATGGGTGCCAGCACCGTGGATGTCGGCTTTGTACCGACGCTGACCCAACTCGGTTACGCCTTGGGCATCCTGCTGCTGGCGCCGCTGGGCGACCGCCATGACCGCCGCCAGATCATCCTTATCAAAGCCTTGCTGCTGGTGGCCGCCTTGCTGGCAGCGGCTTGGGCCCCCTCCTTTACCTGGCTGCTGGCCGCCAGCCTGGCCATTGGCCTGACAGCCACTTTGGCCCAGGACATCGTGCCAGCAGCGGCCACCCTGGCCCCGGCGGCACGGCGCGGCAAAGTGGTAGGCACCGTGATGACCGGGCTGTTGCTGGGCATTCTGCTGTCACGTGTTGTCAGTGGCTTTGTTGCGGAGCACTTTGGCTGGCGCAGCATGTTTGTTGCCGCCGCAACCGGCGTGGCGATCATTGGTATCGCGGTGTGGCGTGGCCTGCCCCGCTTTGCCCCTACCACCACGCTGCCGTACCGGGCTTTGCTGGGCTCACTGTGGGCGTTGCTGCAACGCCATGCCAGCCTGCGCCAGGCGGCCCTGGCTCAGGGGCTGTTGTCGGTGGGTTTCAGTGCCTTCTGGTCCACCCTGGCGGTGATGTTGCACGCCAAACCGTTTGAGATGGGCAGCGCCGTGGCTGGTGCCTTTGGTCTGGCAGGTGCGGTAGGTGCTTTGGCCGCACCCCTGGCTGGCCATTTGGCTGACCGACGTGGTCCGGAGCTGGTGACACGCCTGGGTGCAGGACTCACCACCCTCTCCTTTGCTGTGCTGTGTCTGAGCCCGTTTCTGTCCACCACGGGTCAACTGTGGTTGCTGGTGATCGGCACCGTCGGCTTTGACCTGGGTGTTCAAACCGCCCTGATTGCGCACCAGACCATCGTCTACAGCATCGACCCCGGGGCCCGCAGCCGACTCAACGCGGTGTTGTTTGTGGGCATGTTCATGGGCATGGCCCTTGGCGCGACTTTGGGCAGCGCCGTGCTGGCCCATGGGGGATGGCTGGCCGTCACCGCCATGGCCACCGCGTTTTCTCTGGCCGCCTGGGTGGTACGCTGCTGGCCAAGTGCGTCAAAACGCACAGCCTGA
- a CDS encoding DUF1501 domain-containing protein, with translation MHRRHFLSSALAWPLVSGPTRLYAAANSPARLLFVFLRGAYDAASLLVPISSNFYYESRPDIALARPSADLASSLPMTTDWGLHPALRDSLYPLYQRGELAFVPFFGTDDISRSHFETQESIELGQPLVGHKDYSSGFLNRLSTVLTGSAPMAFTNQLPSIFKGPAQVPNTALSTLAKPAIDVRQSDIIASMYSGTRLASVVQEGFVMRQELMRELATEMDAASRQSISAKGFELEARRIGKLMKDSYRLGFVDVGGWDTHVGQGGATGYLANRLNELGQGLAALPQELGRAWKDTVVVVVSEFGRTLRQNGSRGTDHGHGSVLWVMGGSVRGGRVVGEQIAVERTTLFQDRDLPVLNNYRDTLGGLFQRQFGLSQTQLAQVFPGASARDLGLL, from the coding sequence ATGCACCGTCGCCACTTCCTCAGCTCGGCCCTGGCCTGGCCCCTCGTGTCGGGACCCACCCGTTTGTATGCGGCAGCCAACAGCCCCGCACGTTTGCTCTTTGTTTTTTTGCGGGGGGCGTATGACGCGGCCAGCCTGCTGGTGCCGATCTCGAGCAACTTCTACTACGAGTCGCGACCCGACATCGCGCTGGCACGCCCCTCGGCCGACCTCGCATCCAGTCTGCCGATGACGACCGACTGGGGTTTGCACCCGGCTCTGCGCGACAGCCTCTACCCGCTGTACCAGCGCGGTGAGCTGGCCTTTGTGCCGTTTTTCGGCACCGACGACATCAGCCGCAGCCATTTTGAAACCCAGGAAAGCATCGAGCTGGGCCAGCCGCTGGTGGGCCACAAGGACTACAGCTCCGGCTTTTTGAACCGCCTCAGCACTGTGTTGACAGGCTCGGCACCGATGGCGTTCACCAACCAGCTGCCCAGCATCTTCAAAGGCCCGGCCCAGGTGCCCAACACCGCCCTGAGCACACTGGCCAAACCCGCCATCGATGTGCGCCAGAGCGACATCATTGCCAGCATGTACAGCGGCACCCGGCTGGCCTCGGTCGTGCAGGAAGGGTTTGTGATGCGCCAGGAGCTGATGCGGGAGCTGGCAACCGAGATGGATGCCGCCAGCCGCCAGTCGATCAGCGCCAAAGGCTTCGAGCTGGAGGCCCGGCGCATCGGCAAACTCATGAAAGACAGCTACCGGCTGGGTTTTGTGGACGTGGGGGGCTGGGACACCCATGTTGGCCAAGGTGGTGCCACCGGCTATCTGGCCAACCGTCTAAACGAGTTGGGCCAGGGCCTGGCGGCGCTGCCCCAGGAGCTGGGCCGTGCCTGGAAAGACACCGTGGTGGTGGTGGTGAGCGAGTTTGGCCGCACCCTGCGCCAAAACGGCAGCCGGGGCACCGACCACGGGCATGGCAGCGTGTTGTGGGTCATGGGTGGCAGCGTGCGTGGTGGCCGGGTGGTTGGGGAGCAGATCGCGGTAGAGCGGACCACGCTGTTCCAGGACCGTGATCTGCCGGTGCTCAATAACTACCGGGACACCCTAGGTGGCTTGTTCCAACGCCAGTTCGGTCTGAGCCAGACCCAGCTGGCCCAGGTGTTTCCGGGTGCCAGTGCGCGCGACCTGGGCTTGTTGTGA
- a CDS encoding sulfite exporter TauE/SafE family protein has translation MPLLDVFPLITDPYFYLVAVPAVLLMGLSKSGFGAGFGSLAVPMMALAVTVPQAAAILMPVLLVMDILGMAAFRKDFDLKLLRFLLPWGLVGIVVGTLLFKLLNAHVVAGLVGAFTLLFLAQRLLFPPKPNSPPPPKWLGAILTTASGFTSFIAHAGGPPINAYVIPMRLSPVRFTATMAFFFFVINLSKWIPYAWLGLLDWRNMATSLVLLPIAPIGVWVGVWLARRISQRLFYGCLYAGMLLTGLKLLWDAFA, from the coding sequence ATGCCTTTGTTAGATGTTTTTCCCCTGATCACTGATCCTTATTTCTACCTGGTGGCCGTCCCGGCGGTGTTGCTGATGGGCCTGAGCAAAAGCGGTTTTGGCGCCGGTTTTGGTTCGCTGGCGGTGCCGATGATGGCACTGGCAGTCACGGTGCCGCAGGCAGCAGCCATTTTGATGCCGGTGCTGCTGGTGATGGACATCTTGGGCATGGCGGCTTTTCGCAAAGACTTTGACCTGAAGCTGCTGCGTTTTCTGCTGCCCTGGGGGCTGGTCGGCATTGTGGTGGGCACCTTGCTGTTCAAGTTGCTCAACGCCCATGTGGTGGCCGGCTTGGTGGGTGCTTTCACGCTGCTGTTTCTGGCGCAACGCCTGTTGTTTCCCCCCAAGCCCAACAGCCCGCCGCCACCCAAGTGGCTGGGTGCGATATTGACGACCGCCTCGGGGTTCACCAGTTTCATCGCCCATGCGGGCGGACCACCGATCAACGCTTATGTGATCCCGATGCGCCTGTCACCCGTGCGTTTTACCGCGACGATGGCGTTTTTCTTCTTTGTGATCAACCTGTCCAAGTGGATTCCGTATGCCTGGCTGGGCCTGCTGGACTGGCGCAACATGGCGACCTCGCTGGTGCTGCTGCCGATTGCGCCGATTGGGGTCTGGGTGGGTGTCTGGCTGGCACGGCGCATCAGCCAGCGGCTGTTTTATGGCTGCCTCTACGCAGGCATGCTGCTGACCGGGCTCAAGCTTCTTTGGGATGCGTTTGCTTGA
- a CDS encoding GNAT family N-acetyltransferase codes for MSFVEPVSLSARGITLLPLSLDHENGVRAAAADGELWNIRVTSVPEPEHTRKYIEDALAMREAGNRFAFVVTETATGKVLGSSSYHDILPAVKRVEIGYTWYAKSVQRTHVNTTAKLLLLTHAFEVLGCHVVGWRTDNFNFASQAAIERLGAKKDGVIRGHALRRDGSIRDTVMYSLRSGEWPEVKAQLLYSLDKPRA; via the coding sequence ATGTCTTTTGTTGAACCCGTTTCCCTGAGCGCCCGTGGCATCACCCTGCTGCCCCTGAGTCTGGACCACGAAAATGGCGTGCGTGCCGCCGCTGCCGATGGTGAACTCTGGAACATCCGCGTCACCTCGGTGCCCGAACCCGAGCACACCCGCAAATACATCGAAGACGCTTTGGCCATGCGTGAAGCGGGCAACCGCTTTGCGTTTGTCGTGACTGAAACTGCAACGGGTAAGGTGCTGGGCAGCAGCAGCTACCACGACATCCTGCCCGCCGTGAAACGCGTGGAGATTGGCTACACCTGGTACGCCAAAAGTGTGCAGCGCACCCACGTCAACACCACCGCCAAGCTGCTGTTGCTGACCCATGCGTTTGAGGTGCTCGGCTGCCATGTGGTGGGCTGGCGCACAGACAATTTCAACTTTGCCAGTCAAGCTGCCATTGAGCGCCTGGGCGCCAAAAAAGACGGCGTGATCCGTGGCCACGCCCTGCGCCGCGATGGCAGCATCCGCGACACCGTGATGTACAGCCTGCGCAGCGGGGAATGGCCCGAGGTCAAAGCGCAGTTGCTGTATTCGCTGGACAAACCGCGCGCCTGA
- the coaE gene encoding dephospho-CoA kinase (Dephospho-CoA kinase (CoaE) performs the final step in coenzyme A biosynthesis.), with protein MARVVRLGLTGGIGSGKSTVAACLAELGAAVIDADAIARSVTAAGGPAIEPLRATFGNKMITPDGALDRQQMRSLVFADASARQRLEAIVHPLVGQETRRQTETAVAAGHRCLVFDVPLLVESPHWRSRVDQVLVVDCSEPTQISRVVARSQLDPEAVQAIMQAQSPRLRRLQAADAVIWNDGISLTDLRTQVAALAATFGLSLANTTVGPH; from the coding sequence ATGGCGCGTGTGGTCCGTTTGGGGCTCACCGGTGGCATTGGCAGCGGCAAAAGCACGGTGGCTGCTTGTCTGGCGGAGCTGGGCGCGGCGGTCATTGACGCAGATGCCATTGCCCGTTCGGTCACTGCGGCAGGCGGCCCTGCCATTGAGCCCCTACGTGCAACTTTTGGTAACAAGATGATCACGCCAGACGGCGCTTTGGACCGCCAACAAATGCGCAGCCTGGTTTTTGCCGATGCCAGCGCACGGCAGCGGCTGGAGGCCATTGTCCACCCGCTGGTGGGCCAGGAAACCCGGCGCCAGACCGAGACCGCCGTGGCGGCAGGTCACCGATGCCTGGTGTTTGATGTGCCGCTGCTGGTGGAGTCGCCCCACTGGCGCAGCCGGGTCGACCAGGTGCTGGTGGTGGACTGCAGCGAACCCACCCAGATCAGCCGTGTGGTAGCACGCAGCCAACTTGACCCGGAGGCAGTGCAAGCCATCATGCAAGCCCAGTCACCCCGGCTGCGGCGGCTGCAGGCGGCCGACGCGGTGATCTGGAATGACGGCATCAGCCTGACGGATTTGCGCACCCAAGTGGCGGCATTGGCGGCTACCTTCGGGCTATCATTGGCAAACACCACTGTAGGCCCCCATTAG
- a CDS encoding AAA family ATPase, translating to MKFQGTQNYVATTDLMLSVNAAITLQRPLLVKGEPGTGKTMLAEEVASALNLPLLQWHIKSTTKAQQGLYEYDAVSRLRDSQLADVEGGERVKNIHNYILKGVLWQAFTADQPVALLIDEIDKADIEFPNDLLREIDRMEFYCYETRELIRAKHRPLVFITSNNEKELPDAFLRRCFFHYIKFPDAATMQQIVDVHFPGLKAELLQAAMKTFFDIRNLPGLKKKPSTSELLDWLKLLMAQDIPASVLHTEGDKVAVPPLVGALLKNEQDVTLFEKLVFMQQRNR from the coding sequence ATGAAATTCCAAGGCACCCAAAACTACGTCGCCACGACTGACCTGATGCTGTCGGTGAATGCCGCCATCACCCTGCAGCGCCCGTTGCTGGTCAAGGGCGAACCCGGCACCGGCAAAACCATGCTGGCCGAGGAAGTGGCCAGCGCGCTGAACCTGCCATTGCTGCAATGGCACATCAAAAGCACCACCAAGGCGCAGCAGGGTCTGTACGAGTACGACGCGGTGAGCCGCCTGCGCGATAGCCAGCTCGCCGATGTGGAAGGCGGCGAACGCGTTAAAAACATCCACAACTACATCCTCAAAGGGGTGTTGTGGCAGGCCTTCACGGCGGACCAGCCAGTGGCCCTGCTGATTGATGAAATCGACAAGGCCGACATCGAGTTCCCGAACGATTTGTTACGCGAGATCGACCGCATGGAGTTCTACTGCTACGAGACACGTGAGCTGATCCGTGCCAAACACCGGCCGCTGGTGTTCATCACCTCCAACAACGAAAAGGAGTTGCCCGATGCGTTCCTGCGCCGTTGTTTCTTCCACTACATCAAGTTCCCCGATGCGGCCACGATGCAACAGATTGTGGATGTGCACTTTCCGGGCCTCAAGGCCGAGTTGTTGCAGGCGGCGATGAAAACCTTTTTTGACATCCGCAACCTGCCCGGCTTGAAGAAAAAGCCGTCCACCAGCGAACTGCTGGACTGGCTCAAATTGTTGATGGCGCAGGATATTCCCGCGTCTGTGCTGCACACCGAGGGCGACAAGGTCGCGGTGCCGCCGTTGGTGGGGGCGCTGCTGAAAAATGAGCAGGACGTGACGTTGTTTGAGAAGCTGGTGTTTATGCAGCAGCGCAACCGGTGA
- a CDS encoding type II toxin-antitoxin system VapC family toxin — translation MTPSYLLDTDVFSLMVKGQDEALNVRMQTLTKGEAVLSVITTGEYFYGVAHAPVSALREKRAQRLMDFFGVLPLDAEVSISYGAIRADLRAKGTPIGPNDLWLAAQATAHGLVLVTRNTREFKRVKGLKVEDWISP, via the coding sequence ATGACACCGAGTTACCTGCTCGATACCGATGTGTTCTCGCTGATGGTCAAGGGCCAGGACGAGGCGCTGAATGTGCGTATGCAAACCCTGACCAAAGGTGAAGCCGTGTTGTCGGTGATCACCACGGGCGAGTACTTTTATGGGGTGGCCCACGCGCCGGTATCGGCTCTGCGCGAAAAACGCGCCCAGCGGCTGATGGACTTTTTCGGCGTCTTGCCGCTGGATGCCGAGGTGAGCATCAGCTACGGCGCCATCCGCGCCGACTTGCGGGCCAAAGGCACCCCCATTGGCCCCAATGACCTGTGGCTCGCCGCCCAGGCAACAGCCCACGGTCTGGTTCTGGTGACACGCAACACGCGAGAGTTCAAGCGTGTTAAAGGCCTGAAAGTCGAGGACTGGATCTCGCCATGA
- a CDS encoding trimeric intracellular cation channel family protein, translating into MQHIQQWGETLRLLVELAGTAAFALSGVLEGARKKLDAVGIFVVGFLAAFGGGTLRDLLLDQRPFFWVRHVEMLWGVMLICLLSMLFMRSQHIEVTQKTIAIPDALGLGLFAATGVDQALGANMPALVVVLMGVITGVFGGVLRDIVCNEIPTTFRDHQPYAVCAFVGGWAYLGVWELGAPGWLALLTCLLVTAGLRGLSLWRQWRLPVWLG; encoded by the coding sequence ATGCAACACATTCAACAATGGGGCGAAACACTCCGACTGCTGGTCGAACTGGCGGGAACCGCCGCGTTCGCATTGTCCGGGGTTTTGGAAGGCGCCCGCAAAAAACTCGACGCTGTAGGCATCTTTGTGGTCGGTTTTCTGGCCGCGTTTGGTGGCGGCACGCTGCGCGATCTGTTGCTCGACCAGCGCCCGTTTTTCTGGGTACGGCACGTCGAAATGTTGTGGGGGGTGATGCTGATCTGTTTGTTGTCTATGCTTTTTATGCGCAGCCAACACATTGAGGTCACCCAGAAAACCATCGCCATCCCCGATGCGCTGGGCCTGGGCCTGTTCGCCGCCACCGGTGTGGACCAGGCACTGGGGGCCAATATGCCCGCCCTGGTGGTGGTGCTGATGGGGGTGATCACCGGTGTGTTTGGCGGGGTGCTGCGCGATATCGTCTGTAACGAAATCCCGACCACCTTCCGCGACCACCAGCCCTATGCGGTGTGTGCTTTTGTCGGTGGCTGGGCCTACCTGGGCGTGTGGGAACTGGGCGCACCGGGCTGGCTGGCCTTGCTCACCTGCCTGCTGGTTACCGCTGGCCTGCGCGGCCTGTCCCTATGGCGCCAATGGCGCCTTCCGGTCTGGCTGGGTTGA
- a CDS encoding DNA gyrase inhibitor YacG encodes MSAASPPPEIPEKWVSCPQCGGPSLYAASNRFRPFCSERCKQIDLGAWASEQFAVPTQPGSDDLLAEGH; translated from the coding sequence ATGAGCGCCGCCAGCCCCCCCCCTGAGATCCCGGAAAAATGGGTCAGCTGCCCGCAGTGTGGCGGCCCCAGCCTGTATGCCGCCAGCAACCGCTTTCGACCGTTTTGCAGCGAGCGCTGCAAACAGATTGACCTGGGCGCCTGGGCCAGCGAGCAGTTTGCGGTGCCCACCCAGCCGGGTTCAGACGACTTGCTGGCCGAAGGCCACTAA
- a CDS encoding DUF1841 family protein: MFNPSQADVRHFFCSVYAKAKAGQAMEAIETIASLWINEHPEYHAELADEAAALASMAVPEDGKSNPFLHLSMHLSITEQCSIDQPRGIRQAVELLTARLDSLHDAHHEVMECLGQMLWESQRAGRPPDGNAYIANVQRRATQD; this comes from the coding sequence ATGTTTAATCCCTCGCAAGCCGATGTCCGCCATTTTTTTTGCTCTGTTTACGCCAAAGCCAAGGCAGGGCAAGCGATGGAAGCTATTGAGACCATAGCGTCGTTGTGGATCAACGAGCACCCCGAGTACCACGCCGAACTGGCCGACGAGGCCGCCGCATTGGCCAGCATGGCGGTGCCAGAGGACGGCAAAAGCAACCCGTTTTTGCACCTGTCCATGCACTTGTCAATCACCGAGCAGTGCAGCATCGACCAGCCACGTGGTATCCGCCAGGCGGTGGAGCTGTTGACGGCCCGGCTTGACTCCCTGCACGACGCCCACCACGAGGTGATGGAGTGCCTGGGCCAGATGTTATGGGAGAGCCAGCGCGCCGGTCGCCCGCCCGACGGCAATGCCTACATTGCCAATGTACAACGGCGCGCCACGCAAGACTAA
- the zapD gene encoding cell division protein ZapD, whose protein sequence is MILYEYPLHERIRTYLRLEHLFLRLQQLVTRVDALDHHFALVTLFEIMDVAARADLKTDLLKDLDKQKHLLEAYRGNPAIAESVLDKVIADIELCYAALNNQQGKSGQPLTENDWLMSIRSRISIPGGTCEFDLPSYYAWQHKSGAIRQADLLQWIGTLTALSNAVQLLLKLLRDSGTPQKVMANGGQFQQNLPQGRTFLLLRLALDATQDLTPEISGNRLMVSVRLMQLGDDQRPHLVNEDVSFELALCS, encoded by the coding sequence GTGATCCTTTACGAATACCCCCTGCACGAACGCATCCGCACCTATCTGCGGCTGGAACACCTCTTCTTGCGCCTGCAACAGCTGGTGACACGGGTGGACGCGCTGGACCACCACTTTGCGCTGGTCACCCTGTTCGAGATCATGGACGTGGCGGCCCGTGCCGACCTCAAGACCGATCTGCTCAAAGACCTGGACAAACAAAAACACCTGCTCGAGGCCTACCGCGGCAACCCGGCCATTGCCGAGTCAGTGCTGGACAAGGTCATCGCCGACATCGAGTTGTGTTACGCCGCACTGAACAACCAGCAAGGCAAGTCCGGCCAGCCCTTGACCGAAAACGACTGGCTGATGAGCATCCGCAGCCGCATCAGCATTCCCGGCGGCACCTGCGAGTTTGATCTGCCCTCGTACTACGCCTGGCAGCACAAGAGTGGCGCCATCCGCCAGGCCGACCTGCTGCAGTGGATTGGCACACTCACCGCTTTGTCCAACGCGGTGCAGCTGCTGCTCAAGCTGCTGCGCGACTCGGGTACCCCGCAAAAAGTCATGGCCAACGGTGGCCAGTTCCAGCAAAACCTGCCGCAGGGCCGCACCTTCCTGCTGCTGCGCTTGGCGCTGGATGCAACACAAGACCTGACGCCAGAGATCAGCGGCAACCGCCTGATGGTGTCGGTGCGGCTGATGCAGCTCGGTGACGACCAGCGCCCACACCTGGTCAACGAGGATGTGTCGTTTGAACTGGCGCTGTGTTCATGA
- a CDS encoding prepilin peptidase, translating to MMGDFLHVSQGLDASLMGLLGLLLGSFLNVVIYRLPVMLEAQWKAECADLSGQAQPATEPFNLMLPRSRCQKCSHTLSWFENIPVLSYLVLRGKCRHCGTAISVRYPLVELVTGALFFYCAWRWGLTATALAWSGFAAALVCLGMIDWDTTLLPDNITLPLVWAGLIATTLSWTAIPLTESLWGAVAGYLSLWLVYQAFKLATGKEGMGFGDFKLFAALGAWFGWQALIPIILMASVIGAVIGILMKFTSGLREGGYIPFGPFLAGAGLTALVFGPQAILNAVGF from the coding sequence ATGATGGGCGATTTCCTCCATGTGTCTCAAGGACTGGACGCCAGCCTGATGGGTCTGCTGGGGCTGCTGCTGGGCAGTTTTCTCAATGTGGTGATCTACCGCCTGCCGGTAATGCTGGAAGCGCAATGGAAGGCCGAGTGTGCCGACCTGAGCGGCCAGGCACAACCCGCCACCGAGCCCTTCAACCTGATGTTGCCGCGCTCGCGCTGCCAGAAGTGCAGCCACACCTTGTCCTGGTTTGAGAACATCCCGGTGCTGAGTTACCTGGTGCTGCGGGGCAAGTGTCGGCATTGCGGCACCGCCATCAGTGTGCGTTACCCGCTGGTGGAGCTGGTGACCGGTGCGCTGTTTTTCTATTGTGCCTGGCGCTGGGGCCTGACCGCCACCGCACTGGCCTGGAGCGGCTTTGCGGCGGCCCTGGTCTGCCTGGGCATGATCGACTGGGACACCACCTTGCTGCCCGACAACATCACCCTGCCCCTGGTCTGGGCCGGGTTGATTGCCACCACGCTGAGCTGGACAGCCATCCCCCTGACCGAGTCGCTGTGGGGTGCGGTGGCGGGTTATTTGTCGTTGTGGCTGGTGTACCAGGCGTTTAAGCTGGCCACCGGCAAGGAAGGCATGGGTTTTGGCGACTTCAAGTTATTTGCCGCGCTGGGCGCCTGGTTTGGCTGGCAGGCGCTGATACCGATCATCCTGATGGCCTCGGTCATTGGCGCGGTCATTGGCATCCTCATGAAATTCACCAGCGGGCTGCGCGAGGGTGGTTACATCCCGTTTGGCCCGTTTCTGGCGGGCGCCGGTCTGACCGCTCTGGTGTTTGGCCCGCAGGCGATATTGAACGCGGTGGGTTTCTGA
- a CDS encoding DUF1800 domain-containing protein codes for MFVEHWRMTHLPLLGAATLSLLLASCAAPQTGQNQQFSAADTAYQQVNHLTWGANTSAVEHFRQQGAEQYLQNQLHPARCPLAPELQQQIDGMRITTTPLLELVQQMEQQRKEADALGNDEAKKAAQQAYQQELNRLRRESTTRHILRALYSPCQVQEQMTWFWLNHFSVHQGKGNLRAMLGDYEENAIRPHALGKFRELLGAVATHPAMLRYLDNEQNAAGKINENFARELMELHTLGVDGGYSQHDVQELARVLTGAGINSNASNSLQKKELQALYVRRGAFEFSPNRHDFGNKSLLGQPLQGKGLAELNEALDRLAAHPATARFISHKLAVYWLADEPPAALVKRMAEAFQKSQGDIAATLAVLLNAPEFAQASGRKFKDPMRYVVSAVRLAYDQKPILNTGPILNWLERMGEPLYGRVTPDGYPLTANAWDSPGQMSTRFEIAKAIGSGSAGLFKSDGPQPQERAAFPQLANALYFQSMAATLSPATLRALEQASSAQEWNTFLLSSPEMMVR; via the coding sequence ATGTTTGTTGAACACTGGCGGATGACCCATTTGCCCCTGCTGGGTGCAGCCACTCTGTCGCTGTTGCTGGCCAGTTGTGCGGCACCCCAGACCGGGCAAAACCAACAGTTCAGTGCTGCAGACACGGCTTACCAGCAGGTCAATCACCTGACCTGGGGCGCCAACACCAGCGCGGTGGAGCACTTCAGGCAACAGGGTGCTGAGCAGTATCTTCAGAACCAGTTGCACCCGGCCCGCTGTCCCTTGGCGCCGGAACTGCAGCAGCAAATTGACGGCATGCGCATCACTACCACACCGCTGCTCGAACTGGTCCAACAGATGGAGCAGCAACGCAAGGAAGCCGACGCGCTGGGCAATGACGAAGCCAAAAAGGCCGCCCAACAAGCCTACCAGCAGGAGCTCAACCGCCTGCGGCGCGAGTCGACCACGCGGCACATCCTGCGGGCTCTGTACTCACCGTGTCAGGTGCAGGAACAAATGACCTGGTTCTGGCTCAACCACTTCAGTGTGCACCAGGGCAAGGGCAACCTGCGTGCGATGCTGGGTGACTACGAGGAGAACGCCATTCGCCCCCATGCCCTGGGCAAGTTCCGGGAGCTTCTGGGCGCGGTGGCCACCCACCCGGCCATGCTGCGTTATCTGGACAACGAACAGAACGCCGCAGGAAAAATCAACGAGAACTTTGCACGTGAACTGATGGAGCTGCACACCCTGGGTGTGGATGGTGGTTACTCCCAGCACGATGTGCAGGAACTCGCCCGGGTGCTCACCGGCGCAGGCATCAATTCAAACGCCAGCAACTCGCTACAAAAGAAAGAGCTGCAAGCCCTTTATGTACGCCGGGGAGCGTTTGAATTTAGCCCAAACCGGCATGATTTTGGCAACAAGTCCCTGCTCGGCCAGCCGCTGCAAGGCAAGGGCCTGGCCGAGTTGAATGAAGCCTTGGACCGCCTGGCAGCCCACCCCGCCACGGCGCGCTTCATCAGCCACAAGCTGGCGGTGTACTGGCTGGCCGACGAACCTCCGGCGGCACTGGTCAAGCGCATGGCCGAGGCCTTTCAGAAGAGCCAAGGCGACATCGCAGCGACCCTGGCGGTGCTGCTGAACGCGCCGGAATTTGCACAGGCCAGTGGCCGCAAGTTCAAGGACCCGATGCGTTATGTGGTGTCTGCCGTGCGGCTGGCCTACGACCAGAAGCCCATCCTCAATACCGGCCCGATCCTGAACTGGCTCGAGCGCATGGGCGAGCCGCTCTACGGGCGGGTGACACCGGACGGTTACCCCTTGACCGCCAATGCCTGGGACAGCCCGGGCCAAATGAGCACCCGCTTTGAAATTGCCAAAGCCATTGGCTCCGGCAGTGCCGGCCTGTTCAAGAGCGATGGCCCTCAGCCCCAGGAACGTGCGGCCTTTCCGCAACTGGCCAATGCCTTGTATTTCCAGTCCATGGCGGCCACGCTGTCCCCAGCCACCCTGCGGGCGCTGGAGCAGGCAAGCTCTGCCCAGGAATGGAACACCTTCCTGCTGTCATCCCCCGAGATGATGGTCCGCTGA
- a CDS encoding antitoxin yields the protein MNARLPSKAIPKRSLVETTVFQSGNSQAIRIPKEFQLHTKRVEIFREGNAIVLRPLPTTAAEALADLAPLSAAEGLALDQAMGHLDDLLALDEPPAAPARRRTSTTARKSGTA from the coding sequence ATGAACGCTCGTTTACCCAGCAAAGCCATTCCAAAACGCAGCCTTGTGGAAACAACGGTGTTTCAGTCCGGCAACAGCCAGGCCATTCGTATTCCCAAGGAGTTCCAGTTACACACCAAGCGCGTGGAAATATTCCGGGAGGGCAATGCCATCGTGCTGCGCCCTCTGCCAACCACCGCGGCCGAAGCACTGGCCGACCTCGCGCCCCTGAGCGCCGCTGAAGGCCTTGCGCTGGATCAGGCCATGGGTCATCTGGACGACCTGTTGGCGCTGGATGAGCCACCTGCTGCCCCGGCGCGCCGCCGCACCAGCACCACAGCGCGCAAATCCGGCACAGCATGA